From the Ensifer adhaerens genome, the window GCCACCTGTCCGGTAAAGATGGCCAGCGGAAAATTCCACGGGCTGATGCAGACGATCGGCCCAAGCGGCAGATGTGCAGCCCCCAACGTCTTGCGCGCCTGATCGGCGTAATAGCGCAGGAAATCGATGGCCTCGCGGACCTCGCCGATCGCATTGGCCGCCGACTTTCCGGCCTCGCGCATGGCGATGCCCATAAGCGTCTCGATGCGGCCCTGCATCAGATCGGCCGCGCGGTCGAGACAGGCGGCGCGCTCGGCGGGCGGGGTCTGCGCCCAGCCATCTGCGTGGTTGGCGGCGAGGCGAACGAGGTGGGCGGCCTCGCCCGCATCCAGTTCGGTGACCTGACCCACCACATCTGCATGGTCTGCGGGGTTCAGCACAGGGCGGCTCTCGCCCTTCACATCCCCTTCCGCAGCCAGCGGACCGACAGCCCAGGACTGCGTGGCGCTTTCCTGCAAAACGGCGGCAAGCTCGGCGAGTTGCCCTTCGTTGGATAGGTCGAGCCCCGCAGAGTTCTTGCGGCCCCCGCCATAGATGTCCGATGGCAACGCGATCTGGTCATGTGGCGCGCCGGGAATGGGCATGGCCTCGACCACATCCACCGGATCGGTCACAAGTTCGGCCACCGAAACGTTTTCGTCCGAGATACGATTGACGAAGGAAGAGTTTGCACCGTTTTCCAAGAGTCGGCGGACCAGATAGGCAAGCAGCGTCTCATGCGTCCCCACCGGCGCATAGATGCGCGCCGGACGGCCGAGCTTGCCTTTGCCCACCACCTCTTCGTAAAGCGGTTCACCCATGCCATGCAGGCACTGGAACTCGTATTTGCCGGTTTCGAAATCCGGGCCGGCGAGATGAAAGATCGTCGCGAGCGTCTGCGCGTTATGGGTTGCAAATTGCGGGAAGACGGCGTCAGGCGCGCCGAGCAGCTTACGCGCGCAGGCGATGTAGGAGACGTCCGTGTGGACCTTGCGCGTGAAGACGGGGAAACCTTCAAGCCCATCCAGCTGCGCGCGCTTGATCTCGGCATCCCAATAGGCGCCCTTGACGAGACGCACCATCATGCGACGGCCCGACCGACGCGACAGATCGATGATGTAATCGAGCACGAAGGGGCAGCGCTTGCCGTAGGCCTGCACGACGAAGCCGAGGCCGTTCCAGCCCGCCAATGACGGATCAAGGCTCAACGATTCCAAAAGATCGAGCGAGAGTTCCAGTCGATCCGCCTCCTCCGCATCGATATTGAGGCCGATGTCGTAGCCCTTCGCGATCAGCGCCAGCGCACGCACCTTGGGCAGCAGCTCGCCCATCACCCGCTCGGCCTTGGCGCGGACATACCGCGGGTGCAGCGCGGAGAGCTTGATGGAAATGCCGGGGCCGTCATAGATGCCGCGACCGGCCGCCGCCTTGCCGATGGCGTGGATGGCGTTTTCGTAGTCGCGATAATAGCGCTCGGCGTCCGCTGCCGTGGTCGCCGCCTCGCCCAGCATGTCATAGGAGTAGCGGAAGCCCTGCGCTTCCATCTCGCGGGCCCGCTCCAGCGCCTCGTCGATCGTCTCGCCGGTCACGAACTGCTCGCCCATCATCCGCATCGCCATGTCGACGCCACGGCGGATCACCGGCTCGCCGGCACGAGCGATCAGGCGGGTCAGTGCAGCGGACAAGCGACGATCGCTGACAGTGGAGGTGAGCTTCCCCGTGACGACAAGGCCCCAGGTGGCAGCATTGACGAAGAGCGAACGTCCGCCGCCGATATGCGATTTCCAGTCGCCGGTGGCGATCTTGTCGCGGATCAGCGCGTCACGCGTATCCGTATCCGGAATGCGCAGCAGCGCTTCCGCCAGGCACATCAGCGCTACGCCCTCCTGCGAGGAGAGCGAATATTCGTGCACCAGCCCTTCAACGCCCGTGCCGCGATGCTTGGCGCGCAACGCCTTGATCAGCGCGGTTGCCGTTTCAGCCACCGGCCCCTTCATATCCTCCGGAAGCTTGGCTACGGCGAGCAATGGCTGCATGCACTCCACCTCCGGCCGCCGATAAGCGGCGGTAATGGCGGCGCGCAGCGCGCTCTGCGGGCGGATGGCGGGAGCAAAAGCAGCAAAGGGCGATGGCGAAACGGGCATGGCGATCCTTCCTCGAACGATCAGCGGAAAGGCAGTTTCAGGGCGATGGTTTCACGGCTCGGCGAGCCTTGCAAGACCATCGCGTCCAACCACACTTTCACCGCGGGACAGGTCTTGCTGATAGCATGAAGCGGCTTGATTCAGCCGACCAAAGAAGGCTATCATTTCAGGCAATTTCTCCAAATATTTCGGAATTTGCGAGCATGAAGCCTAAAGATGACGCCCCCTATGGTGATCTTGACAAGATCGACCTGAAAATCCTCGAGATTGTCGCGGATGATGGGCGCATCTCGATCACCGACCTCGCCAGCGCCGTTGGGCTTTCCAAGACACCCTGCCAGTTGCGCCTCAAGCGGTTGGTCTCGGACGGCTATATCGACGGCTTCCGGGCGGTCATCAATCCGCAGAAAATGGGTCTCGACCATATCGCCTTCGCGGAAGTGAAGCTGACCAATACAAGCGAGGAGGCGCTGAGGAGCTTCAACGAGGCGGTAAAGAAAATCCGTGAGGTGGAGGAATGCCACATGATCGCCGGCCGCTTCGACTATCTGTTGAAAGTGCGCACCCGCGACATCGGCCGCTATCGCCGGGTTCTCGGGGAACTCATCTCGACGCTGCCCTATGTCGCCAGCACGTCGACCAATGTGACGATGGAGGCGGTGAAGGAAAGCTGGTGACGGTGCGTCCTGCCCTCATCAGATAGATAATCCTGCACACAAGAAGCGCCTTTGGGCTTGGCATCCCCCGCATCCGACCCTGCGGGCCACATTCTCCCCGGCGGGGAGAAGAGGGAGAATGCCGCAGCACTCAAGGACATCCTCGCCCCTTCGGGGAGAGGTTCGCCGAGCGTAGCGGAGGCGGGGTGAGGGGGTAGCGGCAAACTCGGAGCGAAATCATCGTCTCCAATCCGCGAACACGCTGAACGCATCGTTCACAGTCCAAAAACGCGACTTTGGGCCTTTGACACATTATGTAGGGTCCAACGCAAGTCCGCTTCGGACTTTGAATTGTGAAGGACCCTGTCCCATGAAGAAAATCGGTTTCCTCTCCTTCGGCCATTGGACGCCCTCGCCGCAATCGGGGACGCGCTCGGCCGCTGATACGCTTCTCCAGTCCATCGACCTTGCGGTGGCCGCTGAAGAGCTTGGCGCGGATGGCGCATACTTCCGTGTGCACCATTTCGCCCGCCAGCTTGCCTCCCCCTTCCCGCTTCTGGCGGCTGTCGGCGCGCGCACCAAGTCGATCGAAATCGGCACGGGCGTCATCGACATGCGCTATGAAAACCCGCTCTACATGGCGGAAGACGCTGGCGCTGCCGACCTGATTTCCGGCGGCCGACTGCAGCTCGGCATCAGCCGCGGGTCGCCCGAACAGGTGATCGAGGGTTGGCGCTATTTCGGCTATCAGCCCGACGAAGGGCAGACGGATGCCGACATGGGCCGCCAGCATGCGGAGGTCTTCCTCGAAGTGCTGAAGGGTGAAGGTTTCGCCCAGCCGAATCCACGTCCGATGTTCCCTAACCCGCCCGGTCTGCTGCGTCTCGAGCCGCATTCGGAAGGCCTGCGCGAGCGCATCTGGTGGGGAGCGGGCTCAAACGCCACCGCCGTCTGGGCCGCCAAGCTCGGCATGAACCTGCAGAGCTCGACGCTCAAGAACGACGAGACGGGTGAACCCTTTCACGTTCAGCAGGCAAAGCAGATCCGCGCCTATCGCGAGGCCTGGAAGGAAGCGGGCCACACCCGTACGCCACGCGTCTCCGTCAGCCGCTCGATCTTCGCACTCACTGACGACCGCGACCGCGCCTATTTCGGTCGTGGCGGCAAGGAACAGGATTCGGTCGGCTATATCGACGACAGCACCCGGGCGATCTTCGGCCGCTCCTATGCGGCTGAGCCTGACGCGCTGATCAAGGAACTCGCCGCTGACGAGGGCATCGCAGAGGCCGATACGCTGCTGCTGACCGTGCCCAACCAGCTGGGCGTCGACTACAACGCCCATGTGATTGAGTCGATCCTGAAGCACGTCGCCCCGGCACTCGGCTGGCGCTAAACAGCATAAGGAGGCCGCGCGGCAATCGCCAGCGCGGCCTTTTCATGTTCGGATTCCGGTCAGCGATCCAGCCAAGCCGCCAGCTTGTCGAGCGTCTGCTGGCCATAGACCACCGCGCCGAAGCCGATAACGAATTTGCGGCGCTCCGGCGTTGGATGCAGCTGACGCATGGTCAGCACCGTTTTCCCATCCGATTGCTCGTCGAAGGTCACCGTAACGCGGAAGCGATCCGGATGCTCGGAGCCCGCCGCACCATGTTCCATGACGATCCGCTCATTCGGCACGATGTCCAGAAAGCGAATGAGGTTCTCGAAGCGCTGCGCCTTGCCCTGGAATTCGCCGACCATGTCAAAGCGCCAGAGGCCGCCTTCGCGAATATCGGCCTCATGCGTTTCGATGCTCAAGCCCGACGGCCCATACCAGGTCGAGAGAGCTTTGGGGTCCATCCACGCAGCAAACACCCTGTCGCGCGGGTGGTTCAGCACGCGGACAAGCACGATTTCGCGGTCCAGCGACCACGTCTCCAATGGATCAGACATTTCAATTCTCTCCCTTTTGATTGTTGTTGAGATAGGCATCCAAGCGATCCAGACGCGCCGACCAGCGCTCCCGCTCGGCCATCATCCACTCCGCCGCCTCGTCGAAACGTTGCGGCACCAGGCGGCACCAGCGGCTGCGCCCGCGCTTCTCGCTGGTAATCAGCCCACAATCCTCCAGCACCTTGAGATGCTGGGTGAACGAGGGCAGCGCCATGTCGAAGGGCTCGGCGAGCGCCGTGACGGGCAGTTCTCCCTCGACGAGACGAGACACAACCGCGCGACGCGTGGGGTCACTGAGGGCGTGGAAGGCAAGATCGAGAGCGTTCTGAAGGTTAGGCATATGCCTTAGTAATCTGCGCCACTTCATGAGTCAAATCTTATTTAGGTAATCGCCTAAATATCGCCAACCAAGCCTTTATCGTGATTAAAAATTAAGCTTATGACTAACCCGACATCAAAACAGGCACTGCACACCCGACAAACAGTCCCGACTTTACTGGCACAAGGTTTGCTTGCCTCGGAGGCGATAGCTGGAGAAATGCCTTTCGTGACCTATCTGCCGCTTCTATGCATTGCGATCGCCCTGAGCTGGCCGGCTTTTGCCTCCGCTTACCGTCAGCACAATGCGCTTTCGCACGGCGAGCTTGCGACGGCAGCCATCGGATCCAGCATTTTTCTCGGCGCCATGGCCATGCTTTTCGCCGACGGAAGCCCGCTCGTTGGTCTCGCGCTTTTCGGCTGCGGCATGGCCGCAGCCCTTCTCGGCAATCGCTTCATCGCTTCGCGCTGGTCGCTGCTCGCGGCCGCCACCAGCTTCGGCTCCTATCTCATCGGTGCGGCGCATTGACCGGATCGAAGATCACCGCAGACCTGACGATCCTGGTGATCGACGAGAACGCCATCCGCGCCTCGATTATTGAGGAGGGGCTGGCCGAGGCCGGGCATTGCAAGGTCACGGTCATTCACGAGGTCAACGGCGTCGCGCGGCTGATCGAGACGTTGCAGCCCGATGTCATCATCATCGATATCGAAAGCCCGAACCGCGACATGATGGAGCATATGTTCCAGCTCACCCGCTCCGTCTCAAGGCCGATCGCCATGTTTGTCGATCGCTCGGACACGGCCTCCATCGAGGCCGCCGTCGATGCGGGTGTCTCGGCCTATATCGTTGACGGGCTGAAGAAGGAGCGCGTCAAGCCGATCCTCGACATGGCGGTGAGCCGGTTCAACGCCTTCAGCCGTCTGCAGCGCGAACTCGCCGAGGCGCGCAACGCCCTGGAAGAGCGCAAGGTCATCGAGCGCGCCAAAGGCATTCTGATGAAGATGCGGGGCCTGAGCGAGGAAGAGGCGTTTGCGCTGTTGCGCCAGTCCGCCATGAACGAAAAGAAGAAGATCGCCGACATTGCCCAGAGCGTGGTCACGGCTGCGGGGCTGCTGTTGTGATGGGTGACGCGATCGGGAGAAACGGCCATGAGTGAGATGTTTTCCATGAGCGCCATAGGGTCGGCCTCCGCGCCGCCGGTCGTCAACCGCGAGCAGAAGGCGCTGCGCGCCGGCTTCATTCCGCTGATGGACGCCTCGATCCTCATCGTGGCCGCCGAACTTGGCTTTGCAGAGAAAGAAGGGCTGAAGCTCGATCTGGTGCGCGACGTCTCCTGGGCCAATGTGCGCGACCGCCTCGCCTTCCGGCAGTTCGACATCGCCCATATGCTCTCGCCGATGCCTGTCGCCTCCATGCTGGGTCTCGGCTCGAACCCCTCGCCCACCATCACGCCGTTTTCGCTTGGACGCGGCGGCAACGCGATCACGCTGTCCGCGCGCATCTTCGAGCGCATGCAGGCGCTCACCGGCCTCTCCGACGACGCAAGCGCGCTCGCCAATGCACAGGCGCTGGCCGCCGTGCTCGCCGACATGCGCGCGCGCGGCGAGGCAGCACCCACGCTTGGCATGACCTATCCCTTCTCGTCGCATAACTACGAATTTCGCTACTGGCTCGCGGCCGGCGGGATCGATCCGGACAAGGATGTGAAGCTTGTCGTCGTTCCGCCGCCGCTCACCTCCGACGCGCTGGCCGCCGGCGCCATTGACGGGTTCTGCGTCGGAGCGCCCTGGAACATGGTGGCCTCCGAGCGCGGCACGGGCCGCATCGTCGCAGCCAAGCAGGATATCTGGCCGCTCGCGCCGGAAAAGGTGATCGGGATGCGCCCCGAATGGGCGGAGGCGAACGCCGAGACGGTCTCCCGGCTCGTCGTCGCGCTCGACCGCGCAGCACGCTGGTGCGACGAACCCGCTAATCACGATCATCTCGCAGAGATCCTCAGCTCCGCTCCCTATATCCCTGCCCCGCGCGACATCATCCGCCGCGTGCTCAACGGCGAATTCAGCCTCGACGCCCAGGGCAACAAGCGCATCATCCCGGATTACTTCCTCTTCCATCGCGGCGCCGCGAACTATCCGCGCCCCGAACAGGCGCTCTGGATCTACAGCCAGATGATGCGCTGGGGCCAGACGCGCTTTTCGGAAGAGGACCGCACGCGCGCCGAGGGCGCCTACCGGCCGGACCTTTATCGAAACGCGCTGGGCGCAGAAGCGTCCGTTCCGGACCCGGCGGAAGAAGCGGCCATGCTGGCGAATTTCATGGACGGACAGGCTTTCGACCCGACGCGGATGCAGGACTACGTGGCACGTTTTCCGGTCAAGACGGATGCTGCACCGCCGCTTGCCGCGCACGACGCCTGATCACGCTGCATTGCACAAAAAATACGCAGGTCGACCGGAATGCCGAATTTATAGTCGCCAATCGCTGGTTCTCGCCCGAACGGGCAAATGCGCTCCCAAGTCAAAACTGGCTGAAATTCCAGCGCCATAGCGCCACCTCACCAAAACTGGCACACCGCTTGCTTATCTAATCACATCCGGTCAACGGCGACCGGAGACAAGAGCGCCTGAAGCGCGCTCACCAGAGACATCGACGTCGCTTGGTTCTGCACACCGGATCTCCCATCCGGCCGTTGCACCAACCAGCGGCGTTTTTTGTTTTCCGCATCTCCGTCAAATCACCAGAGGGACTTAAAGCAATGACGAAGACGACAGGAACAGGTATCGGCCGCCGCGATCTCTTGAAGGTCACATCCGCCGCAGCGCTGATCAGCGCAGTCAAAATGGCATTTCCTTCCGGCGCCTTCGCGCAATCTGCAGGCCCCGAAGTCAAAGGCGTGAAGCTCGGCTATATCGCGCTGACCGATGCCGCTCCGCTGCTGATCGCCAAGGAAAAGGGCATTTTCGACAAATACGGTCTCACGGAAGTCGAGGTGATCAAGCAGGCATCCTGGGGCGCAACGCGCGACAATCTCGTGCTCGGCGGCGCGGCCAACGGCATCGACGGCGCGCATATCCTGACCCCCATGCCCTACCTGATTTCCACCGGCAAGGTGACGCAGAACAACGTGCCGGTGCCGATGTCGATCCTCGCGCGCCTCAATCTCGACAGCCAGGGCATTTCGGTTGCACAGGAATATGCCTCGACCGGTGTGCAGCTCGATGCGTCCAAGCTGAAGGACGCTTTTGCGGCCAAGAAGGCGAAGGGCGGCGAGATCAAGGTTGCCATGACCTTCCCCGGCGGGACGCATGATCTCTGGCTGCGCTACTGGCTCGCCGCCGGCGGCATCGACCCGGACAAGGACGTTTCCACGATCGTCGTTCCGCCGCCGCAGATGGTTGCCAACATGAAGGTCGGCAACATGGATGCCTTCTGTGTGGGCGAGCCGTGGAACGAGCAGCTTGTCAACCAGGGCATCGGCTTTACCGCCTGCACGACCGGCGAAATCTGGAAGAAGCATCCGGAAAAGGCGCTGGGATTGCGCACCGACTGGATCGAGAAGAACCCGAATGCCGCAAAGGCGCTGCTGATGGCCGTGATGGAAGCCCAGATCTGGGCCGACAGCATGGACAACAAGGACGAGATGTCGACCATCCTCGGCAAACGGCAATGGTTCAACGTGCCGCCGAAGGACGTCGCCGGCCGCCTCAAGGGCAATATCAATTACGGCAATGGCCGCGTTGTCGAGAATACCGGGCTTGAGATGAAGTTCTGGAAGGACCACGCCTCCTATCCGTTCAAGAGCCACGACGCCTGGTTCCTCACCGAGAATATCCGTTGGGGCAAGTTTGCGCCCGACACGGACATCAAGTCGCTGGTCGACAAGGTGAACCGCGAAGACCTTTGGCGCGCCGCCGCCAAGGATCTGGGTGTTGCC encodes:
- a CDS encoding L-proline dehydrogenase /delta-1-pyrroline-5-carboxylate dehydrogenase, with the translated sequence MPVSPSPFAAFAPAIRPQSALRAAITAAYRRPEVECMQPLLAVAKLPEDMKGPVAETATALIKALRAKHRGTGVEGLVHEYSLSSQEGVALMCLAEALLRIPDTDTRDALIRDKIATGDWKSHIGGGRSLFVNAATWGLVVTGKLTSTVSDRRLSAALTRLIARAGEPVIRRGVDMAMRMMGEQFVTGETIDEALERAREMEAQGFRYSYDMLGEAATTAADAERYYRDYENAIHAIGKAAAGRGIYDGPGISIKLSALHPRYVRAKAERVMGELLPKVRALALIAKGYDIGLNIDAEEADRLELSLDLLESLSLDPSLAGWNGLGFVVQAYGKRCPFVLDYIIDLSRRSGRRMMVRLVKGAYWDAEIKRAQLDGLEGFPVFTRKVHTDVSYIACARKLLGAPDAVFPQFATHNAQTLATIFHLAGPDFETGKYEFQCLHGMGEPLYEEVVGKGKLGRPARIYAPVGTHETLLAYLVRRLLENGANSSFVNRISDENVSVAELVTDPVDVVEAMPIPGAPHDQIALPSDIYGGGRKNSAGLDLSNEGQLAELAAVLQESATQSWAVGPLAAEGDVKGESRPVLNPADHADVVGQVTELDAGEAAHLVRLAANHADGWAQTPPAERAACLDRAADLMQGRIETLMGIAMREAGKSAANAIGEVREAIDFLRYYADQARKTLGAAHLPLGPIVCISPWNFPLAIFTGQVAAALVAGNPVLAKPAEETPIIAHEAVKILHEAGVPRTALQFVPGDGRVGAALVGAPEVAGVMFTGSTEVARLIQAQLAERVSASGKPIPLIAETGGQNAMIVDSSALAEQVVGDVIASAFDSAGQRCSALRILCLQEDVADRVLHMLKGALAELTLGRTDRLSTDIGPVITAEAKGIIEAHVERMRGLGLPVEQVVLPVEARKGTFVAPTIIEMKSLKELKREVFGPVLHVIRYRRADLDRLIDEINATGYGLTFGLHTRLDETIAHVTSRVRVGNIYVNRNIIGAVVGVQPFGGRGLSGTGPKAGGPLYLGRLVQKAPVPPQHHSVHTDPVLGEFVRWLDERQDHEGAEAARELAERSALGLATELQGPVGERNVYGLHPRGRILLVPRTLEGLKRQLAAVLATGNSAVVDEASGLKAQFTNLPAAVASRVGWAFDWNAAGPFAGALIEGDGARIREVNQKIAGLSGPLVLVQATTTEELLSDAEAICLNWLLEEVATSVNTAAAGGNASLMAIG
- a CDS encoding Lrp/AsnC family transcriptional regulator, leucine-responsive regulatory protein, translated to MKPKDDAPYGDLDKIDLKILEIVADDGRISITDLASAVGLSKTPCQLRLKRLVSDGYIDGFRAVINPQKMGLDHIAFAEVKLTNTSEEALRSFNEAVKKIREVEECHMIAGRFDYLLKVRTRDIGRYRRVLGELISTLPYVASTSTNVTMEAVKESW
- a CDS encoding Flavin-dependent oxidoreductase, luciferase family (includes alkanesulfonate monooxygenase SsuD and methylene tetrahydromethanopterin reductase), whose product is MKKIGFLSFGHWTPSPQSGTRSAADTLLQSIDLAVAAEELGADGAYFRVHHFARQLASPFPLLAAVGARTKSIEIGTGVIDMRYENPLYMAEDAGAADLISGGRLQLGISRGSPEQVIEGWRYFGYQPDEGQTDADMGRQHAEVFLEVLKGEGFAQPNPRPMFPNPPGLLRLEPHSEGLRERIWWGAGSNATAVWAAKLGMNLQSSTLKNDETGEPFHVQQAKQIRAYREAWKEAGHTRTPRVSVSRSIFALTDDRDRAYFGRGGKEQDSVGYIDDSTRAIFGRSYAAEPDALIKELAADEGIAEADTLLLTVPNQLGVDYNAHVIESILKHVAPALGWR
- a CDS encoding Uncharacterized conserved protein YndB, AHSA1/START domain codes for the protein MSDPLETWSLDREIVLVRVLNHPRDRVFAAWMDPKALSTWYGPSGLSIETHEADIREGGLWRFDMVGEFQGKAQRFENLIRFLDIVPNERIVMEHGAAGSEHPDRFRVTVTFDEQSDGKTVLTMRQLHPTPERRKFVIGFGAVVYGQQTLDKLAAWLDR
- a CDS encoding DNA-binding transcriptional regulator, ArsR family gives rise to the protein MKWRRLLRHMPNLQNALDLAFHALSDPTRRAVVSRLVEGELPVTALAEPFDMALPSFTQHLKVLEDCGLITSEKRGRSRWCRLVPQRFDEAAEWMMAERERWSARLDRLDAYLNNNQKGEN
- a CDS encoding response regulator receiver and ANTAR domain protein codes for the protein MTGSKITADLTILVIDENAIRASIIEEGLAEAGHCKVTVIHEVNGVARLIETLQPDVIIIDIESPNRDMMEHMFQLTRSVSRPIAMFVDRSDTASIEAAVDAGVSAYIVDGLKKERVKPILDMAVSRFNAFSRLQRELAEARNALEERKVIERAKGILMKMRGLSEEEAFALLRQSAMNEKKKIADIAQSVVTAAGLLL
- a CDS encoding NitT/TauT family transport system ATP-binding protein, giving the protein MSEMFSMSAIGSASAPPVVNREQKALRAGFIPLMDASILIVAAELGFAEKEGLKLDLVRDVSWANVRDRLAFRQFDIAHMLSPMPVASMLGLGSNPSPTITPFSLGRGGNAITLSARIFERMQALTGLSDDASALANAQALAAVLADMRARGEAAPTLGMTYPFSSHNYEFRYWLAAGGIDPDKDVKLVVVPPPLTSDALAAGAIDGFCVGAPWNMVASERGTGRIVAAKQDIWPLAPEKVIGMRPEWAEANAETVSRLVVALDRAARWCDEPANHDHLAEILSSAPYIPAPRDIIRRVLNGEFSLDAQGNKRIIPDYFLFHRGAANYPRPEQALWIYSQMMRWGQTRFSEEDRTRAEGAYRPDLYRNALGAEASVPDPAEEAAMLANFMDGQAFDPTRMQDYVARFPVKTDAAPPLAAHDA
- a CDS encoding nitrate/nitrite transport system substrate-binding protein — translated: MTKTTGTGIGRRDLLKVTSAAALISAVKMAFPSGAFAQSAGPEVKGVKLGYIALTDAAPLLIAKEKGIFDKYGLTEVEVIKQASWGATRDNLVLGGAANGIDGAHILTPMPYLISTGKVTQNNVPVPMSILARLNLDSQGISVAQEYASTGVQLDASKLKDAFAAKKAKGGEIKVAMTFPGGTHDLWLRYWLAAGGIDPDKDVSTIVVPPPQMVANMKVGNMDAFCVGEPWNEQLVNQGIGFTACTTGEIWKKHPEKALGLRTDWIEKNPNAAKALLMAVMEAQIWADSMDNKDEMSTILGKRQWFNVPPKDVAGRLKGNINYGNGRVVENTGLEMKFWKDHASYPFKSHDAWFLTENIRWGKFAPDTDIKSLVDKVNREDLWRAAAKDLGVAAADIPTSTSRGKETFFDGKVFDPENPKAYLDSLKIKAMA